In Kineococcus sp. NBC_00420, a single genomic region encodes these proteins:
- the kdpB gene encoding potassium-transporting ATPase subunit KdpB, whose protein sequence is MSTPTLPDTTNPAAAGNPASAGPHRIASGAFSPRQLVSSLPDAFRKLDPRHLVRTPVMFVVAIGAALSTVLAITDPSVFAWVIVAWLWITVLFANLAEAVAEGRGRAQAASLRKVSSDTTARRLVDPTGFHGDEVNVPSSQLRVGDLVVVEAGQTVPGDGDVVDGVASVDESAITGESAPVIRESGGDRSAVTGGTTVLSDRIVVRITAKPGESFVDRMIALVEGSSRQRTPNEIALNILLASLTLVFLLAVVTLQPMAIYSGRPQSLIVLVALLVCLIPTTIGALLSAIGIAGMDRLVQRNVLAMSGRAVEAAGDVGTLLLDKTGTITLGNRQAHELVAAPGIDITELADAAQLSSLADATPEGRSVVVLVKERYGLRGRADGELPGATFVPFTAQTRMSGVDLVTDEGERQVRKGAAAAATRWVRELGGDVAREVDQAVEDISTAGGTPLVVAENRDGRARVLGVIHLKDVVKEGMRERFEQLRAMGIRTVMVTGDNARTAQAIALEAGVDDVLAEATPEDKLELIRREQSGGRLVAMMGDGTNDAPALAQADVGVAMNTGTSAAKEAGNMVDLDSNPTKLIEIVEIGKQLLITRGALTTFSIANDIAKYFAIIPAMFVTTFPQLDALNIMRLSTPESAIVSAVVFNALVIVALIPLALRGVRYRPSSAAALLRRNLLVYGLGGIVVPFIGIKLLDLVISTIPGIG, encoded by the coding sequence ATGAGCACCCCGACCCTCCCCGACACCACGAACCCCGCCGCGGCGGGAAACCCCGCGAGCGCGGGACCGCACCGGATCGCGAGCGGTGCCTTCAGCCCGCGCCAGCTCGTGAGTTCCCTCCCGGACGCGTTCCGGAAGCTCGACCCGCGCCACCTCGTGCGGACGCCGGTCATGTTCGTCGTCGCCATCGGTGCCGCGCTCTCCACCGTGCTGGCGATCACCGACCCGTCGGTCTTCGCCTGGGTCATCGTCGCCTGGCTGTGGATCACGGTCCTCTTCGCCAACCTCGCCGAGGCCGTCGCCGAAGGTCGCGGCCGCGCCCAGGCGGCGTCCCTGCGCAAAGTCAGTTCGGACACCACCGCGCGTCGGCTGGTGGACCCCACCGGGTTCCACGGCGACGAGGTCAACGTCCCCTCCAGCCAGTTGCGGGTCGGTGACCTCGTGGTCGTCGAAGCGGGCCAGACCGTCCCCGGTGACGGCGACGTCGTCGACGGGGTCGCCAGCGTCGACGAGTCGGCCATCACGGGCGAGTCCGCTCCGGTCATCCGCGAGTCCGGCGGCGACCGCAGCGCCGTCACCGGTGGGACGACGGTCCTCTCGGACCGGATCGTGGTGCGGATCACCGCGAAACCCGGGGAGAGCTTCGTCGACCGGATGATCGCTCTCGTCGAGGGTTCCTCGCGTCAGCGCACGCCCAACGAGATCGCCCTGAACATCCTGCTGGCGAGCCTCACCCTGGTGTTCCTGCTCGCCGTGGTCACGTTGCAGCCCATGGCCATCTACTCCGGACGCCCGCAGTCCCTCATCGTGCTGGTGGCCCTGCTGGTCTGCCTCATCCCGACCACGATCGGGGCGCTGCTCTCCGCGATCGGGATCGCCGGTATGGACCGGTTGGTGCAGCGCAACGTCCTGGCCATGTCCGGGCGGGCCGTCGAGGCCGCCGGGGACGTCGGGACGCTGCTCCTCGACAAGACCGGCACCATCACCCTCGGGAACCGGCAGGCCCACGAACTCGTCGCCGCGCCGGGGATCGACATCACGGAACTCGCCGACGCCGCCCAGTTGTCCAGCCTCGCCGACGCGACTCCCGAGGGCCGTTCCGTCGTCGTCCTGGTCAAGGAGCGCTACGGCCTGCGGGGCCGGGCGGACGGGGAACTGCCCGGGGCGACCTTCGTCCCGTTCACCGCCCAGACCCGCATGTCCGGGGTCGACCTCGTCACCGACGAGGGTGAACGCCAGGTCCGCAAGGGCGCAGCCGCGGCCGCGACCCGCTGGGTCCGCGAACTCGGCGGTGACGTCGCCCGTGAGGTCGACCAGGCCGTCGAGGACATCTCCACCGCCGGCGGAACCCCGCTCGTCGTCGCCGAGAACCGCGACGGCCGGGCCCGCGTCCTCGGGGTCATCCACCTCAAGGACGTCGTCAAGGAAGGCATGCGCGAACGCTTCGAGCAGCTGCGCGCCATGGGCATCCGGACCGTCATGGTGACCGGGGACAACGCCCGCACGGCGCAGGCCATCGCCCTCGAGGCCGGCGTCGACGACGTCCTGGCCGAGGCCACCCCGGAGGACAAGCTGGAACTCATCCGCCGGGAGCAGTCCGGTGGGCGGCTCGTCGCGATGATGGGTGACGGCACGAACGACGCACCGGCGCTGGCCCAGGCCGACGTCGGGGTGGCGATGAACACCGGTACCTCCGCCGCGAAGGAGGCCGGGAACATGGTCGACCTGGACTCGAACCCGACGAAGCTCATCGAGATCGTCGAGATCGGCAAGCAGCTGCTCATCACCCGCGGCGCGCTGACCACGTTCTCCATCGCCAACGACATCGCCAAGTACTTCGCCATCATCCCGGCGATGTTCGTCACGACGTTCCCGCAGCTCGACGCGCTGAACATCATGCGGCTCTCGACCCCGGAGTCGGCCATCGTCTCCGCCGTCGTGTTCAACGCCCTCGTCATCGTCGCGCTCATCCCGTTGGCCCTGCGCGGGGTGCGTTACCGGCCCTCCAGCGCGGCGGCCCTGCTGCGTCGCAACCTGCTGGTCTACGGCCTCGGCGGGATCGTCGTCCCGTTCATCGGCATCAAGCTCCTCGACCTCGTCATCTCCACCATCCCCGGGATCGGCTGA
- the kdpC gene encoding potassium-transporting ATPase subunit KdpC, translating to MSTTTLRPSASISNLLRQSRTGLVLLVGATLLLGVIYPLAVYGVGRFVPGRADGQVVSVGGTPVGSAIIGQTFDGDEWFASRPSAAGDGYDPLASSASNLGPESTDLAKLVEERRAAVAAADGIAPADVAPDALTASGSGLDPDISPEYAQQQIARVAAARGLTDQAVATLVAEHTQDRALGFLGEPHVNVLELNLALKRLAQG from the coding sequence ATGTCCACCACCACGCTGCGCCCCTCGGCCTCCATCTCGAACCTGCTGCGCCAGTCCCGCACCGGTCTGGTCCTCCTCGTGGGCGCCACCCTCCTGCTCGGCGTGATCTACCCGCTCGCCGTCTACGGCGTGGGCCGATTCGTCCCCGGCCGCGCCGACGGCCAGGTCGTCAGCGTCGGCGGGACCCCGGTCGGCTCGGCGATCATCGGCCAGACCTTCGACGGCGACGAGTGGTTCGCCTCCCGTCCCTCCGCCGCCGGCGACGGGTACGACCCGCTGGCCTCCTCGGCCTCGAACCTCGGCCCCGAGTCCACCGACCTGGCGAAGCTCGTCGAGGAACGCCGGGCGGCCGTCGCCGCCGCCGACGGGATCGCCCCGGCCGACGTCGCCCCGGACGCCCTCACCGCCTCCGGCAGCGGTCTCGACCCCGACATCTCCCCCGAGTACGCGCAGCAGCAGATCGCCCGCGTCGCCGCCGCCCGCGGCCTCACCGACCAGGCCGTCGCCACCCTGGTCGCCGAGCACACCCAGGACCGGGCGCTGGGTTTCCTCGGTGAACCCCACGTCAACGTGCTCGAGCTCAACCTCGCCCTGAAGCGCCTGGCACAGGGCTGA
- a CDS encoding DUF4118 domain-containing protein, translating into MLRERYANERRGRLRVFLGAAPGVGKTFTMLDEARRRCERGVDVVVAVVETHGRPQTAAALGSLEVLPRRSVEHRGVAVQEMDLDAVLARQPEVAVVDELAHTNAPGSRHEKRWQDVQELLAAGIDVVSTVNIQHLESLNDVVESITGVVQRETLPDEVLRRAEQVQLVDMTPEALQRRLSHGNVYAEEKVDAALSNYFRIGNLTALRELALLWLADRVDEGLERYRAQQGISTSWPTRERVVVALTGGAEGETLVRRAARIAGRGAGGELHAVHVASGDGLVRTSPARLAAQRTLVENLGGTYHQVVGDDVAESVLGFAKGLNAAQIVVGASRHGGLSSLFRSGVGDAVVRGSGAIDVLVVTHDQQGQALRLPAPARAALSRNRRMLGWVLALVGPALVTLLLVAVPQQELATDLMAFLVVVVVSALAGGVWPALASAFLGSLAVNWFFTPPVHQLTIAQPANAVALAVFLLVAVAVSNTVDRAARRTVEATRSRAETEALSVLTRTALVATHPLDEAMEHTRRTFAVDSVTLLERDDAAAPWRITTTAGAPVCTTPAEGDAEVVVEDTFSLALRGRLLSADDRRVLEAFAAQIAALRQRQRLRAEAAQVRRLEEGDAVRGALLTAVSHDLRTPLATLKASVDSLRAVDIQLGEADRAELLAGVADSADRLQALIDDLLDLTRVRSGIVEPHMLVVSLHDVLELVVAEVGPGVDRVTVPEDLPLVSTDPGLLQRVVTNLVQNALRHGRAAGDRPGSGVEIHVQESVENSDRRVRLLVVDHGPGLPAAAKEQAFTPFQRLGDRSGAGLGLGLAVARGLAEAVGGRLLAEDTPGGGLTMVLDLPLAGNAHELAETGSRSDTGSPVGTV; encoded by the coding sequence GTGCTGAGGGAGCGGTACGCGAACGAGCGCCGGGGACGGTTGCGGGTGTTCCTCGGGGCGGCGCCCGGGGTCGGCAAGACGTTCACGATGCTGGACGAGGCCCGTCGACGCTGCGAACGCGGGGTGGACGTCGTGGTCGCGGTGGTCGAGACCCACGGCCGTCCGCAGACCGCCGCGGCCCTGGGTTCCCTCGAGGTGCTCCCCCGCCGCAGCGTCGAACACCGCGGTGTCGCCGTGCAGGAGATGGACCTCGACGCCGTCCTGGCCCGCCAGCCCGAGGTGGCCGTCGTCGACGAACTCGCCCACACCAACGCTCCCGGTTCCCGCCACGAGAAGCGCTGGCAGGACGTCCAGGAACTCCTGGCCGCCGGGATCGACGTCGTCTCCACGGTCAACATCCAGCACCTCGAATCCCTCAACGACGTCGTCGAGTCCATCACCGGCGTGGTGCAGCGGGAAACCCTGCCCGACGAGGTGCTGCGCCGCGCCGAGCAGGTACAACTCGTCGACATGACGCCTGAGGCGCTGCAGCGCAGGCTCTCCCACGGTAACGTCTACGCCGAGGAGAAGGTCGACGCGGCGCTGTCGAACTACTTCCGCATCGGCAACCTGACGGCCCTGCGCGAACTCGCCCTGCTCTGGCTGGCCGACCGCGTCGACGAAGGGCTGGAGCGGTACCGCGCCCAGCAGGGCATCTCGACGAGCTGGCCGACCCGCGAGCGGGTCGTCGTCGCCCTCACCGGCGGCGCGGAGGGCGAGACGCTGGTCCGCCGCGCCGCCCGCATCGCCGGCCGGGGGGCCGGGGGGGAACTGCACGCCGTCCACGTCGCCAGCGGCGACGGTCTCGTCCGCACCTCCCCCGCCCGCCTCGCCGCCCAGCGGACGCTGGTCGAGAACCTCGGCGGCACCTACCACCAGGTCGTCGGGGACGACGTCGCCGAATCCGTCCTCGGGTTCGCGAAGGGTCTGAACGCCGCGCAGATCGTGGTCGGCGCGAGCCGGCACGGGGGCCTGTCCTCGTTGTTCCGCTCCGGGGTCGGCGATGCCGTCGTCCGCGGTTCCGGTGCCATCGACGTCCTCGTCGTCACCCACGACCAGCAGGGTCAGGCGTTGCGGCTACCCGCCCCGGCCCGTGCGGCCCTCTCCCGCAACCGTCGGATGCTGGGGTGGGTGCTGGCCCTCGTCGGCCCGGCGCTGGTCACGCTGCTGCTGGTGGCCGTCCCGCAGCAGGAACTCGCCACCGACCTCATGGCCTTCCTCGTCGTCGTCGTGGTCTCCGCCCTCGCCGGCGGGGTCTGGCCGGCGCTGGCCTCGGCGTTCCTCGGGAGCCTGGCGGTGAACTGGTTCTTCACCCCACCCGTGCACCAGCTGACCATCGCCCAGCCCGCGAACGCCGTCGCCCTCGCCGTCTTCCTGCTCGTAGCCGTCGCGGTCTCGAACACCGTCGACCGCGCCGCCCGACGCACGGTCGAGGCCACCCGCAGTCGCGCCGAGACGGAGGCGTTGTCGGTGCTGACCCGCACGGCGCTCGTCGCCACCCACCCCCTCGACGAGGCGATGGAGCACACCCGTCGCACCTTCGCGGTCGACTCCGTCACCCTCCTCGAACGCGACGACGCCGCGGCGCCCTGGCGCATCACCACCACCGCCGGGGCCCCGGTCTGCACGACCCCCGCCGAGGGGGACGCCGAGGTCGTCGTCGAGGACACGTTCTCCCTGGCCTTGCGCGGACGCCTCCTCAGCGCCGACGACCGACGCGTCCTGGAGGCCTTCGCCGCCCAGATCGCCGCGCTGCGCCAACGGCAGCGGTTGCGCGCCGAGGCCGCCCAGGTCCGCCGGCTGGAAGAGGGCGACGCCGTCCGCGGTGCGCTGCTGACCGCCGTCTCCCACGACCTGCGCACCCCGCTGGCGACGCTGAAGGCGTCCGTGGACAGCCTGCGAGCCGTCGACATCCAGCTCGGCGAGGCCGACCGTGCGGAGCTGCTCGCCGGGGTCGCCGACTCCGCCGACCGGCTGCAGGCGCTCATCGACGACCTGCTCGACCTCACCCGCGTGCGGAGCGGGATCGTCGAACCGCACATGCTCGTGGTCTCCCTGCACGACGTCCTCGAACTCGTCGTCGCCGAGGTCGGTCCGGGTGTCGACCGCGTCACCGTCCCCGAGGACCTGCCCCTCGTCTCCACCGATCCCGGCCTCCTGCAGCGGGTCGTCACGAACCTGGTGCAGAACGCGCTGCGCCACGGGAGGGCCGCGGGGGACCGCCCGGGGAGCGGGGTCGAGATCCACGTCCAGGAGAGCGTCGAGAACTCCGACCGGAGGGTTCGCCTGCTCGTGGTCGACCACGGACCCGGTCTGCCCGCGGCGGCGAAGGAACAGGCCTTCACCCCCTTCCAGCGTCTGGGTGACCGTTCCGGCGCGGGCCTCGGCCTGGGTCTCGCCGTCGCCCGCGGCCTGGCCGAGGCCGTCGGCGGTCGCCTCCTGGCCGAGGACACCCCCGGAGGGGGGCTGACCATGGTGCTCGACCTCCCTCTCGCCGGGAACGCCCACGAACTGGCCGAGACCGGGTCGCGCTCGGACACCGGATCCCCGGTCGGCACGGTGTGA
- a CDS encoding response regulator transcription factor has protein sequence MSRVLVVEDEPGLRRTLDIHLSARGWDVSTAADGRTALTLAEREPDVVLLDLGLPDMDGLEVLSRLRERGRTPVVVLTARTSTADTVAALDAGADDYVTKPFSFEVLIARLRAATRRDARPVRQHTLFEAGALRIDLDAPSVTRHGATVKLTPIEWRLLRVLLGQAGRLVGQQRLLSEVWGPTYGHQTNYLRVYLAQMRRKLEDDPARPRHLITEPGMGYRFDP, from the coding sequence GTGAGCCGCGTCCTCGTCGTGGAGGACGAACCCGGGCTGCGGCGGACCCTCGACATCCACCTCAGCGCCCGCGGCTGGGACGTCTCGACCGCCGCCGACGGCCGGACCGCGCTGACCCTGGCCGAGCGGGAGCCGGACGTCGTCCTCCTGGACCTCGGGCTGCCCGACATGGACGGCCTCGAGGTGCTGAGCCGGCTGCGGGAACGCGGCAGGACACCCGTCGTGGTGCTCACGGCCCGCACGTCGACCGCGGACACCGTCGCCGCCCTCGACGCCGGCGCCGACGACTACGTCACCAAGCCGTTCAGCTTCGAGGTGCTCATCGCCCGGTTGCGGGCCGCCACGCGGCGGGACGCGAGGCCGGTCCGGCAGCACACCCTGTTCGAGGCCGGGGCCCTGCGCATCGACCTCGACGCACCGTCGGTCACCCGGCACGGGGCGACGGTGAAGCTCACGCCCATCGAGTGGCGGCTGCTGCGGGTCCTGCTCGGGCAGGCCGGCCGGCTGGTCGGTCAGCAACGCCTGCTGAGCGAGGTGTGGGGACCGACCTACGGCCACCAGACGAACTACCTGCGGGTCTACCTCGCGCAGATGAGGCGCAAGCTCGAGGACGATCCCGCGCGTCCGCGCCACCTCATCACCGAGCCCGGGATGGGGTACCGGTTCGACCCGTGA
- a CDS encoding transglutaminase-like domain-containing protein, translated as MTEPGMERRTYTDVYGNECVRFTLPAGRSVLRYDAVAEVADAPEDADEDAPEIAPTDLPDEVLLYTLPSRYVVPDVLADEAWTLFAETPRGYRRVQAICDHVNKHLQFQYGSSTALSTAADVNASGYGVCRDFTHLAITFCRALNIPARYVFGYLPEIDIEPTDAPSDFAAWMEVWLGDRWWTFDPRNNTRMKGRVLIGRGRDASDVAMLTTFGAPLLESMVVHAEEIS; from the coding sequence GTGACCGAGCCCGGTATGGAGCGCCGGACGTACACCGACGTCTACGGCAACGAGTGCGTGCGCTTCACGCTCCCGGCCGGCCGTTCGGTCCTGCGCTACGACGCCGTCGCCGAGGTCGCGGACGCGCCCGAGGACGCCGACGAGGACGCACCCGAGATCGCCCCGACCGACCTGCCGGACGAGGTGCTGCTCTACACCCTGCCCAGTCGCTACGTCGTCCCGGACGTCCTGGCCGACGAGGCGTGGACCCTGTTCGCCGAGACCCCGCGCGGCTACCGACGGGTCCAGGCCATCTGCGACCACGTCAACAAGCACCTGCAGTTCCAGTACGGCAGCAGCACCGCCCTCTCCACGGCGGCCGACGTCAACGCCAGCGGCTACGGCGTCTGCCGCGACTTCACCCACCTGGCCATCACCTTCTGCCGGGCCCTGAACATCCCCGCCCGCTACGTCTTCGGCTACCTGCCCGAGATCGACATCGAGCCGACCGACGCCCCCAGTGACTTCGCGGCCTGGATGGAGGTCTGGCTGGGCGATCGCTGGTGGACGTTCGACCCCCGCAACAACACCCGGATGAAGGGCCGTGTTCTGATCGGACGGGGCCGCGACGCGTCCGACGTCGCCATGTTGACGACGTTCGGGGCACCGTTGCTGGAGTCGATGGTCGTTCACGCCGAGGAGATCTCATGA
- a CDS encoding transglutaminase family protein — protein sequence MTLTAGVTTRPGLLDHRALDLEGAARVTYRLEQTFRYDYTEPVTSVRQRLVIVPPARHGDATLVHHSLDVLGAVSRKTIRHHGGSSDSSSVVRVSADRVEEFIEFRLTAHVERAGDRRLAELPSKALRDARWRQLTRLTTPDAALRDWAAELHRDGERPEDTAQRICSAVHARMTYEFGITGTSTTAAQALAGGRGVCQDYAHIALALCHELGLPARYVSGHLLGQGGTHAWFEVLVDAGDRVVAIPFDPCNDRRAGRGYLTIATGRDYADVAPTAGTYEGPLSGQLSSTRRLGVVSLA from the coding sequence ATGACGTTGACAGCCGGAGTGACCACCCGGCCGGGCCTCCTCGACCACCGCGCCCTCGACCTCGAGGGGGCAGCGCGGGTCACGTACCGCCTGGAGCAGACGTTCCGCTACGACTACACCGAGCCCGTCACGTCGGTGCGCCAGCGCCTCGTCATCGTCCCGCCGGCCCGCCACGGCGACGCGACGCTGGTCCACCACTCCCTCGACGTGCTGGGCGCGGTCTCGCGCAAGACCATCCGCCACCACGGCGGCAGCAGCGACAGCAGCAGCGTGGTGCGGGTCAGCGCCGACCGGGTCGAGGAGTTCATCGAGTTCCGGCTCACGGCCCACGTCGAGCGCGCCGGCGACCGCCGCCTGGCGGAACTGCCGTCGAAGGCGCTGCGCGACGCCCGCTGGCGGCAGCTGACCCGCCTCACGACCCCCGACGCCGCGCTGCGCGACTGGGCCGCGGAGCTCCACCGCGACGGCGAGCGCCCCGAGGACACGGCGCAGCGGATCTGCTCGGCCGTGCACGCCCGGATGACCTACGAGTTCGGGATCACCGGGACCTCGACGACCGCCGCGCAGGCCCTCGCCGGTGGCCGGGGTGTCTGCCAGGACTACGCGCACATCGCCCTGGCGCTCTGCCACGAGCTGGGTCTGCCCGCCCGCTACGTCTCGGGCCACCTGCTGGGCCAGGGCGGGACGCACGCCTGGTTCGAGGTGCTCGTCGACGCCGGGGACCGCGTCGTCGCGATCCCGTTCGACCCCTGCAACGACCGCCGCGCCGGTCGGGGGTACCTGACCATCGCGACCGGCCGCGACTACGCCGACGTCGCCCCCACCGCGGGGACCTACGAGGGGCCCCTGTCCGGGCAGTTGAGCTCCACCCGCCGGCTCGGGGTCGTCTCGCTCGCCTGA
- a CDS encoding DUF808 domain-containing protein has translation MSGGLVALLDDVALIARAAAASMDDIGAAAAKAGAKAAGVVVDDAAVTPQYVRGLTPDRELPIIKRIAIGSLRNKLLIILPVILLLSQFADFLLTPILMLGGAYLSFEGAEKVWAKVSGHGHGADEGPKDEKTVVAGAIRTDLILSAEIMVISLNEVADQPFFARLVILIIVGVLITLLVYGAVGLIVKMDDVGLNLARRDGAGTARFGRGLIAAMPKLLTFLTVVGTAAMLWVGGHILLVGTDELGWHPVYSFVHHLEEAAHDATGALGGVVGWLVNTFSSAVIGLVVGAVIVLVLSVTVHRKKAH, from the coding sequence GTGAGCGGTGGACTCGTGGCCCTGCTGGACGACGTGGCGCTCATCGCCCGGGCGGCGGCCGCCTCGATGGACGACATCGGCGCCGCAGCCGCCAAGGCCGGCGCGAAGGCGGCCGGGGTCGTCGTCGACGACGCCGCCGTCACCCCCCAGTACGTCCGGGGTCTCACCCCCGACCGTGAACTGCCGATCATCAAGCGGATCGCCATCGGGTCGCTGCGCAACAAGCTGCTGATCATCCTGCCGGTGATCCTGCTGCTGAGTCAGTTCGCGGACTTCCTGCTCACCCCGATCCTCATGCTCGGGGGCGCCTACCTCAGCTTCGAGGGCGCGGAGAAGGTCTGGGCCAAGGTCAGCGGTCACGGCCACGGCGCGGACGAGGGACCCAAGGACGAGAAGACCGTCGTCGCGGGCGCCATCCGCACCGACCTCATCCTGTCCGCGGAGATCATGGTGATCTCGCTCAACGAGGTGGCCGACCAGCCGTTCTTCGCGCGCCTGGTCATCCTGATCATCGTCGGCGTGCTCATCACCCTGCTCGTCTACGGGGCGGTCGGGCTGATCGTGAAGATGGACGACGTCGGCCTGAACCTCGCGCGTCGCGACGGCGCCGGCACCGCCCGGTTCGGTCGCGGCCTGATCGCGGCGATGCCGAAGCTGCTGACGTTCCTCACCGTCGTCGGCACGGCCGCCATGCTGTGGGTCGGCGGGCACATCCTGCTCGTCGGGACCGACGAACTCGGCTGGCACCCCGTCTACTCCTTCGTGCACCACCTCGAGGAGGCCGCGCACGACGCGACCGGCGCCCTCGGCGGTGTCGTCGGCTGGTTGGTGAACACGTTCTCCAGCGCGGTGATCGGGCTCGTCGTGGGTGCGGTGATCGTGCTCGTCCTGTCCGTCACGGTGCACCGCAAGAAGGCGCACTGA
- a CDS encoding helix-turn-helix domain-containing protein: MSDEARRQRTGRADPRPVRGGVRVDDRLAASWRRSEDYGVRTGDVEPVFSGTWERESLFYECGREVLTELHRTLVDEPVSLMLTDADGLVLNRLSGDTSLLRSLDAVHLAPGFAFSEREAGTSGLGLALADRLPTVVRADQHYSASLVGYTCAAVPVLDPLSGRLEGSVNITTWAEQPGKLLLALAQSAAGATSALMLARSRGRTPRPAPRGEVFHVQHGTLEPGSGTVEGLSRAWREALVQCERSVREGRVVVAVGERGAGRSTLLAQAVRRVRPRDRILSASPPAPQDLERWLALWSPELGKADTAVVVCEVDHLPARVAEELRALIAAARTLRPDLPVVLTAEDLAEVPAPLAVLVDAVVAVPPLRERPSDVLPLAAHVVRHTRGRDLEITPAAARALESCSWPGNVDQLHTVVRRAALQADTIDVRHLPAEVFSGSSHRLSRLETVEREEIVRCLTTPGMSVKQAAEELGMSRATIYRKVAQYDLHIPR; the protein is encoded by the coding sequence GTGAGCGACGAGGCTCGACGGCAGAGGACCGGACGCGCCGACCCGCGCCCGGTGCGCGGCGGGGTCCGGGTCGACGACCGGCTGGCTGCGTCCTGGCGTCGCAGCGAGGACTACGGCGTGCGCACCGGGGACGTCGAACCGGTCTTCTCCGGGACGTGGGAACGGGAGTCGCTGTTCTACGAGTGCGGCCGCGAGGTGCTGACCGAGCTGCACCGCACGCTCGTCGACGAACCCGTCAGCCTCATGCTCACCGACGCCGACGGCCTCGTGCTCAACCGGCTCTCGGGCGACACCTCGCTGCTGCGCAGCCTGGACGCCGTGCACCTCGCCCCGGGGTTCGCGTTCTCCGAGCGCGAGGCCGGGACCAGCGGGCTCGGACTCGCGCTCGCCGACCGGTTGCCGACCGTCGTCCGCGCCGACCAGCACTACAGCGCCAGCCTCGTCGGCTACACCTGCGCCGCCGTCCCCGTGCTCGACCCGCTGAGCGGCCGGCTCGAGGGCAGCGTCAACATCACCACCTGGGCCGAGCAGCCCGGGAAGCTGCTGCTCGCCCTCGCGCAGTCCGCGGCCGGCGCGACGTCGGCCCTCATGCTGGCGCGTTCGCGCGGCCGCACCCCGCGTCCCGCCCCGCGCGGGGAGGTGTTCCACGTGCAGCACGGAACCCTCGAGCCGGGCAGCGGGACGGTCGAGGGCCTCTCCCGGGCCTGGCGCGAGGCGTTGGTGCAGTGCGAACGCTCCGTGCGCGAGGGACGGGTCGTCGTGGCGGTCGGGGAACGCGGTGCCGGTCGCTCGACCCTGCTCGCCCAGGCGGTGCGCCGGGTCCGCCCGCGCGACCGGATCCTGTCGGCGAGCCCACCCGCCCCGCAGGACCTCGAACGGTGGCTGGCGCTGTGGTCACCGGAACTCGGCAAGGCCGACACCGCCGTCGTCGTGTGCGAGGTCGACCACCTCCCGGCCCGGGTGGCGGAGGAACTGCGCGCCCTCATCGCCGCCGCCCGCACGCTGCGACCGGACCTCCCCGTCGTCCTCACCGCCGAGGACCTCGCGGAGGTCCCCGCTCCGCTCGCCGTGCTCGTCGACGCCGTCGTGGCCGTCCCGCCGCTGCGCGAACGACCCTCCGACGTCCTCCCGCTCGCCGCGCACGTCGTCCGGCACACCCGCGGCCGCGACCTCGAGATCACCCCCGCGGCGGCTCGGGCCCTGGAGAGCTGCTCCTGGCCGGGCAACGTCGACCAGCTGCACACCGTGGTCAGGCGCGCCGCGCTGCAGGCGGACACGATCGACGTGCGGCACCTCCCCGCCGAGGTGTTCAGCGGGTCCTCGCACCGGCTGAGCCGGCTGGAGACCGTCGAACGCGAGGAGATCGTGCGCTGCCTCACCACGCCCGGGATGAGCGTGAAGCAGGCCGCCGAGGAACTCGGGATGAGCCGCGCGACGATCTACCGGAAGGTCGCCCAGTACGACCTGCACATCCCCCGCTGA